The Candidatus Eisenbacteria bacterium genome includes the window AAGTACAATCCGACAACGTCCCCAGTACTGTGGTCGAACCACCAGCGAAAGGCAGGCACTGACCCGAGCCGGCGCTATCTACAAGGAGAGAAGCTCGATGGACGAGGAACGGAAGGTTCTGCCACTGAAGGAAGCTTATCGTTTCGGCGCAGAGAAAGGCCTCGGTCCGGAAATGGCCGAGATCAGGGAAATGGAGATTGAGTGGGACTTGTCGTACAACTCGTCCCTGCGCCGCGGGTATGTCGTCGATCTCCTTGACCGGAAACAGCTGTTCGATGACTTCAAAGAGCAGTATTGGCCTGCAGGTAAGACTCCTTGGGGGGAGCGGAAGAGCGCGTTCTGGCTTCGCCTCAAAACTCGATATGAGGACTTTCTCGCGGGGCGTGGCGAAACCGTTGCTGACCCAGAGGAGACCGACGAGGATCAGGCGTTCGCGGCCGAGACTGACCTCCGAGATTTCCTCGCGAACAACCTTGGGTGCGTGGAGCCCGGCCTAGTGCTCTACCGTGACGGCGAACGAACCGGCGTGGAGTTTCCAGTAGAGGACGGCCGCGTCGACATCCTCGCGGCCGACAGGTCCGGGCGATTCGTGGTCTTTGAGCTGAAGCTGGCTCGCGGGCGCAACAAGGTGCTCGGGCAATTGCTCTACTATATGGGTTGGGTCGACCGACATCTCGGTCAGGCTCCCTGCCGTGGGGTGATCGTGGCGAAAGAGATCTCAGAGGATCTGATCTTGGCCACCCAGCGTGTCCAGGGCGTTTCGCTCTACCGTTACAAACTCAGCGTGTCCGTTGAGCGCGTAACCTGAAACAGAGGACTGTGCCTCAACGTGAAGTAGACGTCGGAAGGAGGGCAGTGCCCTTTCCCCAGCCGTCCGCGCTCGGCGGAGCCTGCGGAGGCGTGTGGAGTTCGCGCGTGAGGCCCGCGGCGCCCCGTGTCGCGCGTTTGCGCCCGTTCCACAGGCGGCAGCGCGCGGGGCCGTGTGGAATCGCCGCCCGACGGCCCGCTGCGCCCCGTGTCGCGCGTGTGCGCCCGTTCCACAGGCGGGAGCGCGTGCGTGCGGAGGCGTGTGGAGTCTGCGCGCAAGGCCCCGCGCCCCGTGGAGCGCACCAGAGCGGCAGGGACACAGGAAAGGGCGAGGCAACTTCTGCCTTGGCCTTGAGGAACTCGGCCTTCTCACGGAACGGACAGGCATCGAACTGACGCTGGCAGGATGTCAGGTATTGGCAGCCAGAAAAGATCCGTCTACCTCCTTTTCAGAAGGCGCATTTCCTCGGGCTGGAGGATCTTGACCACCTCGTCGTTCTTGAAGAGGAACCCGTACTCCTGCATTCCGACGTAACCGCCGAACCGGTTCTTCGCATTGACACCGACTGCGACCATGTAACCTGCGTAAAGACGCCCGCCGAGCAACGGCGGCTCTTTCACCCACATCCTCTGTGGACTTCCGAATTCGTAGTGGGCTGAGTAGGGATCGAAGAGGACTCTCTCGAAGTACGTCCGAATGGCAGTCTGGTAGTCGATCGTCAGGGGACGCCCATAGTCAAGACTGTCGATCTCCTGCTGCGTCGGCATGGTCGCGCAGCTAACCATGAGAAGCGCGCATATTGCCCCCAAAAGTGCCTGAACATTCATCACGCGACCTCCGGCTCCGCCGTCTCATCCCTCGGACACAGCCCCCCGGACCGGGCATATGTACTCCGGGCGCCAGTCCATCTATGCTCAAGTCATAATAG containing:
- a CDS encoding DUF91 domain-containing protein produces the protein MDEERKVLPLKEAYRFGAEKGLGPEMAEIREMEIEWDLSYNSSLRRGYVVDLLDRKQLFDDFKEQYWPAGKTPWGERKSAFWLRLKTRYEDFLAGRGETVADPEETDEDQAFAAETDLRDFLANNLGCVEPGLVLYRDGERTGVEFPVEDGRVDILAADRSGRFVVFELKLARGRNKVLGQLLYYMGWVDRHLGQAPCRGVIVAKEISEDLILATQRVQGVSLYRYKLSVSVERVT